The following are encoded in a window of Collinsella aerofaciens genomic DNA:
- the glgD gene encoding glucose-1-phosphate adenylyltransferase subunit GlgD codes for MINRKAIGYITANYSSTYGSVLLKDRPIASVPFLGRYRLIDFPLSNMMNAGIKTVGVVMPGNYRSLIDHVGSGKDWGLDRKKGGLFMVPGNAYGTTKGGMRFLLRDIISNKTLFQRSDKPYVVMMGTNIIFNMDLNTIIDAHENSGAQMTVVYCKATRNVDDETKLEINENGRLTGVSAGVVYGDNASMDCCIVNRETLLEIIDHYQAADYLDLLEALQGDFGNIDVCSYEYKGEVVGVFSEKSLYRRSMDLLDQTVADQLFDPERPILTKAHDVPPSRYATGSHACNSIISAGCIIKGTVRNSILSRGVVVEEGASVTNSIINQSCIIKSGARVENAILDKNNVVPTNTELRGTPENILVLGKAPLTSDTTIVR; via the coding sequence ATGATCAATCGCAAGGCCATCGGTTATATCACCGCTAACTACTCTTCGACCTACGGCAGCGTGCTGCTCAAGGACCGCCCCATCGCGTCCGTTCCGTTTTTGGGCCGCTACCGCCTGATCGACTTCCCGCTGTCCAACATGATGAATGCCGGCATTAAGACCGTCGGCGTCGTCATGCCGGGCAACTACCGCTCGCTGATCGACCACGTGGGCTCGGGCAAGGACTGGGGCCTGGACCGCAAGAAGGGCGGTCTGTTCATGGTGCCCGGCAACGCGTATGGCACCACCAAGGGCGGCATGCGCTTCCTGCTGCGCGACATCATCTCTAACAAGACGCTGTTCCAGCGCTCGGACAAGCCCTATGTTGTGATGATGGGCACCAACATCATCTTTAATATGGACCTCAACACCATCATCGACGCGCACGAGAACTCCGGTGCCCAGATGACCGTGGTGTACTGCAAGGCCACGCGCAACGTCGACGACGAGACCAAGCTCGAAATTAACGAGAACGGCCGCCTGACGGGCGTGAGCGCCGGCGTCGTGTACGGCGACAACGCCTCTATGGACTGCTGCATCGTCAACCGCGAGACGCTGCTCGAGATCATCGACCATTACCAGGCCGCCGACTATCTGGACCTGCTCGAGGCACTCCAGGGCGACTTTGGCAACATCGACGTGTGCAGCTACGAGTACAAGGGCGAGGTCGTGGGCGTGTTTAGCGAGAAGTCGCTGTATCGCCGCAGCATGGACCTGCTCGACCAGACCGTGGCCGATCAGCTCTTCGATCCCGAGCGTCCGATCCTGACCAAGGCTCACGACGTGCCGCCTTCGCGCTATGCGACCGGCAGCCACGCGTGCAACTCGATCATCTCGGCCGGCTGCATCATCAAGGGCACCGTGCGTAACTCGATCCTGTCGCGCGGCGTCGTGGTCGAGGAAGGCGCTTCGGTGACCAACTCGATCATCAACCAGAGCTGCATCATCAAGAGCGGCGCCCGCGTCGAGAATGCCATCCTGGACAAGAACAACGTGGTTCCCACCAACACCGAGCTTCGCGGCACGCCCGAGAACATCCTGGTGCTGGGCAAGGCTCCGTTAACTTCCGACACCACCATCGTACGTTAA
- a CDS encoding glucose-1-phosphate adenylyltransferase → MSKKECIAMLLAGGQGSRLGALTQKIAKPAVSFGGKFRIIDFSLSNCSNSGIDTVGVLTQYRPYLLHAYVGSGEAWDLDSRDGGVSILPPYETQTGGAWYAGTADAITQNLDYIKANDPKYVLILSGDHLYRMDYRKMLKTHIENNADLTVSVMPVPWEEASRFGILTTDPEDGRITKFTEKPDKPDSNLASMGIYIFSADVLIEALEEDALDQRSSHDFGKDIIPKLLGEGKRLYSYEFHGFWKDVGTIASFHETSMDLLGNNPEFDLFDKHFPIMSNITTRPPHYIGPDGRLDDCLVSNGCKIYGTARHSILSTDVIIEERAVVEDSVLLPGAHVKSGAHICRAILGENSTVEEGVKLGSVDTTKDTAVVGNDVVIGKGE, encoded by the coding sequence ATGAGTAAGAAAGAATGCATCGCGATGCTCCTCGCAGGAGGACAGGGCAGCCGATTGGGGGCACTTACCCAAAAGATCGCCAAGCCGGCGGTTAGCTTTGGTGGCAAGTTCCGCATTATCGACTTCTCGCTCTCCAACTGCTCCAACTCGGGCATCGACACGGTGGGCGTTCTGACGCAGTATCGCCCCTACCTGCTGCATGCCTACGTGGGCTCCGGCGAGGCATGGGATCTGGACAGCCGCGACGGCGGCGTGTCGATCCTGCCGCCGTATGAGACGCAGACCGGCGGCGCCTGGTATGCGGGCACGGCAGACGCCATTACGCAGAACCTCGACTACATCAAGGCCAACGACCCCAAGTACGTCCTGATTCTTTCGGGCGATCACCTGTATCGCATGGACTACCGCAAGATGCTCAAGACGCACATTGAGAACAACGCCGACCTCACGGTAAGCGTTATGCCCGTGCCGTGGGAGGAGGCCAGCCGCTTTGGCATCCTGACCACCGACCCCGAGGACGGCCGCATCACCAAGTTCACCGAGAAGCCCGATAAGCCCGATTCGAATCTCGCGTCCATGGGCATCTACATCTTCTCGGCCGACGTGCTGATCGAGGCGCTCGAGGAGGACGCTCTGGACCAGCGCTCGAGCCACGACTTTGGCAAGGACATCATCCCCAAGCTGCTCGGCGAAGGCAAGCGCCTGTACAGCTACGAGTTCCACGGCTTTTGGAAGGACGTTGGCACCATCGCCAGCTTCCACGAGACCTCGATGGATCTGCTGGGCAACAACCCCGAGTTCGATCTGTTCGACAAGCACTTCCCCATCATGTCCAACATCACCACGCGTCCGCCGCACTACATTGGTCCGGACGGCCGCTTGGACGACTGCCTGGTCTCCAACGGCTGCAAGATCTACGGTACCGCTCGCCACTCAATTCTTTCGACCGATGTCATCATCGAGGAGCGCGCCGTTGTCGAGGACTCCGTGCTGCTGCCGGGTGCGCACGTTAAGAGCGGCGCGCACATCTGCCGCGCAATTTTGGGCGAGAACTCCACGGTCGAAGAGGGCGTGAAGCTCGGCTCTGTCGATACCACCAAGGATACGGCCGTCGTTGGAAATGACGTCGTTATCGGGAAGGGGGAATGA
- a CDS encoding glycogen/starch/alpha-glucan phosphorylase: MNKIFDNKQEFTELYRDAVMSISGKSIEVASDLDRFNALAKLVAEKARTVATKSDARATAEGKKRVYYFSIEFLIGRLLDNYLLNFGVRDMVAEALDDMGFDLSVIENQEPDPALGNGGLGRLAACFLDSMAAEGIAGYGNGMRYRYGLFKQEIVNGSQVEATDEWLTHGYPWEVRRQDKAVTIKFGGRVEGFEENGRTFYRTVDTQDILAVPYDIPVVGYAGETVNKLRVWAAEPVEEHFDLEAFNRGDYALADAERAEAEAISAILYPNDAGEHGRLLRLKQEYLFVSAGIYSLLDTFEKEHGENWELLPQFVAIHTNDTHPAMCGPELMRILIDEKKLEWDDAWNIVTQVVTYTNHTILPEALEKWPIGTFSKLLPRVYQIIDEISRRWHESFDTTQEGWQERLRQTAILWDGEIRMANLSVICSHSVNGVAKIHSDIIKNIVLKDFYALTPEKFNNKTNGISHRRFFAEANPTYAKLVTEAIGDGWLKDAFELEKLKEFQNDTEFLKAVGASKRANKERLAAYVKAETGLVIDPNTVFDVQVKRFHAYKRQLMNIMKVMDIYNRRIADPNFHVTPTTFIFSGKAASSYTFAKETIRLINSVADVINNDARVNEVMKVCFIPNFRVSNAQLIYPAAEISEQISTAGKEASGTSNMKLMMNGAITLGTLDGANIEIADLAGRENEAIFGLTAPEVEQLWASNSYFAWDTLNGDRERLGRVMDELKDNTFAGLSGNFESIYNELMNNNDPDLVMADFRSYVDAWEKLTNSYGDQETWNRKALLNTASSGWFSSDRTIREYRDEIWHA, from the coding sequence ATGAATAAGATCTTCGACAACAAGCAGGAGTTTACTGAGCTCTATCGCGATGCCGTCATGAGCATTAGCGGCAAGAGCATCGAGGTCGCTAGCGACCTCGACCGCTTTAACGCCCTGGCCAAGCTCGTGGCCGAGAAGGCACGCACCGTTGCCACCAAGAGTGACGCCCGCGCCACCGCCGAGGGCAAAAAGCGCGTGTACTACTTCTCGATCGAGTTTTTGATCGGCCGCCTGCTCGACAACTACCTGCTCAACTTTGGCGTGCGTGACATGGTCGCCGAGGCACTCGACGACATGGGCTTTGACCTGTCCGTCATCGAGAACCAGGAGCCCGATCCGGCGCTGGGCAACGGTGGCCTGGGCCGTCTGGCCGCATGCTTCCTGGATTCCATGGCAGCCGAGGGCATTGCCGGCTACGGCAACGGCATGCGCTACCGCTACGGCCTGTTTAAGCAGGAGATCGTCAACGGCAGCCAGGTCGAGGCCACCGACGAGTGGCTTACCCACGGCTACCCCTGGGAGGTCCGTCGTCAGGACAAGGCCGTGACCATCAAGTTTGGTGGACGCGTCGAGGGCTTTGAGGAGAATGGCCGCACGTTCTACCGCACGGTGGACACGCAGGACATCCTGGCCGTCCCTTATGACATCCCCGTGGTGGGCTATGCCGGCGAGACTGTCAACAAGCTGCGCGTCTGGGCCGCCGAGCCGGTCGAGGAGCACTTCGATCTGGAGGCCTTCAACCGCGGCGACTACGCCCTGGCCGATGCCGAGCGCGCCGAGGCCGAGGCCATCAGCGCCATCCTCTACCCCAACGACGCCGGCGAGCACGGCCGTCTGCTACGCCTGAAGCAGGAGTACCTGTTTGTTTCGGCCGGCATCTACAGCCTGCTCGACACCTTTGAGAAGGAGCACGGCGAGAACTGGGAGCTGCTGCCGCAGTTTGTTGCCATCCATACCAACGACACCCACCCCGCCATGTGCGGCCCCGAACTCATGCGTATCCTCATCGACGAGAAGAAGCTCGAGTGGGACGACGCCTGGAACATCGTGACGCAGGTCGTGACCTACACCAACCACACCATCCTGCCCGAGGCTCTGGAGAAGTGGCCCATCGGCACGTTCTCCAAGCTCCTCCCCCGCGTGTACCAGATCATCGACGAGATCAGCCGTCGTTGGCACGAGTCGTTCGACACCACGCAGGAGGGCTGGCAGGAGCGTCTGCGTCAGACCGCCATCCTGTGGGACGGCGAGATTCGCATGGCCAACCTGTCCGTGATCTGCAGCCACAGCGTCAACGGCGTGGCCAAGATCCACTCTGACATCATCAAGAACATCGTGCTCAAGGACTTCTATGCCCTGACGCCCGAGAAGTTCAACAACAAGACCAACGGCATCTCGCACCGTCGCTTCTTTGCCGAGGCCAACCCCACCTATGCCAAGCTCGTGACCGAGGCCATTGGCGACGGCTGGCTTAAGGACGCCTTTGAGCTGGAGAAGCTCAAAGAGTTCCAGAACGACACCGAGTTCCTGAAGGCCGTGGGTGCCTCCAAGCGCGCCAACAAGGAGCGTCTGGCCGCCTACGTTAAGGCCGAGACCGGTCTGGTCATTGACCCCAACACCGTCTTCGATGTCCAGGTGAAGCGCTTCCACGCCTACAAGCGCCAGCTCATGAACATCATGAAGGTGATGGACATCTACAACCGCCGCATCGCCGATCCCAACTTCCATGTGACGCCGACGACCTTTATCTTTAGCGGCAAGGCTGCCTCGAGCTACACCTTTGCCAAGGAGACCATCCGTCTCATTAACTCCGTGGCCGACGTCATCAACAACGACGCCCGCGTGAACGAGGTCATGAAGGTCTGCTTTATCCCCAACTTCCGTGTGAGCAACGCCCAGCTCATCTATCCCGCCGCCGAAATCTCGGAGCAGATCTCCACGGCCGGCAAGGAGGCCTCGGGCACGTCCAACATGAAGCTCATGATGAACGGCGCCATTACGCTGGGCACCCTCGACGGCGCCAACATCGAGATCGCAGACCTGGCCGGTCGCGAGAACGAGGCCATCTTTGGCCTGACCGCCCCCGAGGTCGAGCAGCTCTGGGCATCCAACAGCTACTTTGCGTGGGATACCCTCAACGGCGACCGTGAGCGCCTGGGCCGCGTGATGGACGAGCTCAAGGACAACACCTTTGCGGGTCTTTCGGGCAACTTCGAGAGCATCTACAACGAGCTCATGAACAACAACGACCCCGACCTGGTCATGGCCGATTTCCGCAGCTACGTCGACGCCTGGGAAAAGCTCACGAACAGCTACGGCGACCAGGAGACCTGGAACCGCAAGGCCCTGCTCAACACCGCCTCCTCGGGCTGGTTCTCGAGCGACCGCACCATTCGCGAGTACCGCGACGAGATCTGGCACGCGTAA
- the glgB gene encoding 1,4-alpha-glucan branching protein GlgB, giving the protein MMGSNVSDTKLKPTAKKPAIRKPAPHAPELSKDDVYLFGIGMWERSWEKMGAHPDTQNRTRGWRFCVWAPDVKSVHVIGEFNDWDEEANPLVPVHTSAIWEGFIPGAEQGQLYKYLIETNEGEKLYKADPYAFKAECPPGTASVLWTLDGYKWNDAAWLKRRAGHNHMSQPLNIYEVHIGSWKRHGDAPQGEPDEYGNYPGPMDPFPAQRGEFYTYDDLSVELVDYVRDMGYTHIEVMPLMEHPFDGSWGYQTTGYYAATSRYGNPQQLMHFIDACHEASIGVIMDWVPGGFCADSHGLATFNGHMLFEHEIHPNWGTHKFDFARGEVRSFLVSNVLYWLENFHVDGIRMDGVSSMLYLNFGIDDPGQKKFNKYGTEEDLDASAFIRQVNCAVEAHYPDVMMMAEESTAWPLVTYPPQDGGLGFHYKWDMGWMNDTLHYMQTDFPWRPGNHGLLTFSIMYAFTENFICPLSHDEVVHGKCSLIGRMPGDWWRQFAGLRTLAFYQMTHPGAKLNFMGNEIGQFIEWRYYESIQWFLTEEYETHRHHQAFIKALNHLYTAEPALYERGYTDDGFTWIDADNSKQSIVSFVRQGEDVDDDLVILINFDPASYESFRVGVPREGDWEVIFDSDRLEFGGSGYAGEEPYTCSSEPYPWNGQMDSIEIKVPGLAGVVLKRRGPSSYKPPVVEEPKKATRKRASSVKPKTAAAKKTPVKAKAAAKPAAKASAKSTTTKKAATKKAAPKAKAAAVKAPAKKA; this is encoded by the coding sequence AGCGATACAAAGCTAAAGCCAACGGCTAAAAAGCCCGCAATCCGCAAACCGGCTCCGCACGCACCGGAGCTCTCCAAGGACGATGTCTACCTGTTTGGCATTGGAATGTGGGAGCGCAGCTGGGAAAAGATGGGCGCGCACCCCGACACGCAGAACCGTACGCGCGGCTGGCGTTTTTGCGTTTGGGCCCCCGACGTAAAGAGCGTCCATGTCATTGGCGAATTTAACGACTGGGATGAGGAAGCCAACCCGCTGGTGCCCGTGCATACGAGCGCTATTTGGGAAGGCTTTATTCCTGGCGCCGAGCAGGGCCAGCTCTATAAGTACCTCATCGAAACCAACGAGGGCGAAAAGCTTTACAAGGCCGATCCGTATGCCTTTAAGGCCGAGTGCCCTCCGGGTACCGCGAGCGTGCTGTGGACCCTCGATGGCTACAAGTGGAACGACGCCGCGTGGCTCAAGCGCCGCGCCGGCCACAACCATATGTCGCAGCCGCTCAATATCTATGAGGTGCATATTGGCTCGTGGAAGCGCCACGGCGACGCGCCGCAGGGCGAGCCCGACGAGTACGGCAACTACCCCGGACCCATGGATCCCTTCCCCGCGCAGCGCGGCGAGTTCTACACCTACGACGACCTGTCGGTGGAGCTCGTGGACTACGTGCGCGACATGGGCTACACGCATATCGAGGTCATGCCGCTTATGGAGCATCCCTTCGATGGCTCCTGGGGCTACCAGACGACCGGCTACTACGCCGCCACGTCGCGCTACGGCAACCCGCAGCAGCTCATGCACTTTATCGATGCGTGCCACGAGGCGAGCATCGGCGTGATCATGGACTGGGTGCCCGGCGGTTTTTGCGCCGACTCCCACGGCCTTGCAACCTTTAACGGCCACATGCTGTTTGAGCACGAGATTCACCCCAACTGGGGCACGCACAAGTTCGATTTCGCCCGCGGCGAGGTCCGCTCCTTCCTAGTCTCCAACGTGCTGTACTGGCTCGAGAACTTCCACGTGGACGGCATTCGCATGGACGGCGTGTCCAGCATGCTGTACCTCAACTTTGGCATCGACGATCCCGGCCAAAAGAAGTTCAACAAGTACGGAACCGAGGAAGACCTGGACGCCAGCGCGTTTATCCGCCAGGTCAACTGCGCCGTTGAGGCGCACTACCCCGACGTGATGATGATGGCCGAGGAGTCCACCGCGTGGCCGCTCGTGACCTACCCGCCGCAGGACGGCGGCCTGGGCTTCCACTACAAGTGGGACATGGGCTGGATGAACGACACCCTGCACTACATGCAGACCGATTTTCCATGGCGCCCCGGCAACCACGGGCTACTCACGTTCTCCATCATGTACGCCTTTACCGAGAACTTTATTTGCCCGCTGAGCCACGACGAGGTCGTGCACGGCAAGTGCTCGCTCATCGGCCGCATGCCGGGTGACTGGTGGCGCCAGTTTGCCGGTCTGCGTACGCTGGCCTTCTACCAGATGACGCACCCCGGTGCCAAGCTCAACTTTATGGGCAACGAGATCGGCCAGTTTATTGAATGGCGCTACTACGAGTCCATCCAGTGGTTCCTGACCGAGGAGTACGAGACCCACCGTCATCATCAGGCTTTTATCAAGGCACTTAACCACTTGTACACCGCCGAGCCCGCCCTGTACGAGCGCGGCTACACCGACGACGGCTTTACCTGGATTGACGCGGATAACTCTAAGCAGTCCATCGTGAGCTTTGTGCGCCAGGGCGAGGACGTCGATGACGACCTGGTGATCCTGATCAACTTTGACCCGGCGAGCTACGAGAGCTTCCGCGTGGGCGTGCCGCGCGAGGGTGACTGGGAGGTCATCTTTGATTCCGATCGTCTCGAGTTTGGCGGCAGCGGCTATGCGGGTGAGGAGCCCTACACCTGCTCGAGCGAGCCCTATCCCTGGAACGGGCAGATGGACTCCATCGAGATTAAGGTGCCCGGCCTGGCTGGCGTGGTGCTTAAGCGCCGCGGTCCCAGCAGCTACAAGCCGCCCGTGGTCGAGGAGCCCAAAAAGGCGACGCGCAAGCGTGCGTCCTCGGTGAAGCCCAAGACCGCGGCTGCCAAGAAGACTCCGGTTAAGGCGAAGGCCGCCGCAAAGCCCGCTGCCAAGGCTTCGGCCAAGTCCACTACGACCAAGAAGGCAGCCACTAAAAAGGCTGCTCCCAAGGCCAAGGCAGCTGCTGTTAAGGCTCCCGCCAAGAAAGCGTAA